Proteins from a genomic interval of Bradyrhizobium sp. CCGB01:
- a CDS encoding Hsp20 family protein has translation MRTYDFAPLWRSTIGFDRLFDLAETAQRASEDNYPPYNIERLADDRYQISLAVAGFAPKDIEITAEQNVVTVEGSKSDQTERDFLYRGISARAFRRQFSLAEYVQVKSAAFDNGLLTIELVREIPEAMKPRRIAIGDALAGNVPKLEAKAAA, from the coding sequence ATGCGCACCTACGATTTTGCCCCGCTCTGGCGCTCGACCATTGGTTTCGACCGCCTCTTCGACCTCGCGGAGACCGCTCAGCGGGCGAGTGAGGACAACTACCCGCCCTACAACATCGAACGTCTCGCCGACGATCGCTACCAAATTTCGCTGGCGGTTGCGGGTTTTGCGCCCAAAGACATCGAGATCACTGCCGAGCAGAACGTCGTTACCGTCGAGGGCAGTAAATCCGACCAGACCGAGCGTGATTTCCTCTACCGGGGTATCTCAGCCCGCGCCTTCAGGCGCCAGTTCAGTCTGGCCGAATATGTCCAGGTGAAAAGCGCTGCGTTCGACAACGGCTTACTGACCATCGAACTCGTCCGCGAGATTCCGGAGGCCATGAAGCCCCGCCGGATTGCGATCGGCGACGCCTTGGCCGGCAACGTGCCGAAGCTGGAGGCTAAGGCAGCCGCCTAG